The proteins below are encoded in one region of bacterium BMS3Abin08:
- the rpsJ gene encoding 30S ribosomal protein S10 — protein sequence MNQKIRIKLKAYDHRVLDQSVKEIVETAKRTGARIAGPVPLPTMINKITVLRSPHVDKKSREQFEIRTHKRLIDIYEPTPQTVDELMKLELAAGVDVEIKL from the coding sequence ATGAACCAGAAAATAAGAATAAAACTAAAGGCATATGATCACAGGGTACTGGATCAGTCCGTGAAAGAGATCGTGGAGACGGCAAAGAGGACCGGCGCCAGAATTGCCGGGCCGGTGCCACTGCCTACGATGATAAACAAAATTACCGTGCTCAGATCACCCCATGTTGATAAGAAGTCAAGGGAGCAGTTTGAGATAAGGACTCATAAGAGGCTTATAGATATATACGAACCCACACCCCAGACTGTGGATGAGCTGATGAAGCTTGAACTTGCAGCAGGAGTGGATGTGGAGATTAAGCTATGA
- the rplC gene encoding 50S ribosomal protein L3, producing MTGILGKKLGMTQVFDEKGVVTPVTVVEAGPCRVLQVKTQKSDGYDAVQLGFDEIKKKKKVNKPMTGHFKKPDLPPYRLLREFRSAELSVGDEVTVERFQKGDRIAVSGVSKGKGFQGVMKRHNYGGGPGSHGSMFNRAPGSIGASAFPSKVWKNKGMPGRTGGERVTVKNLTVLDVRPEQNLLLIKGAIPGHNGSYIELRKED from the coding sequence ATGACGGGTATCCTCGGTAAAAAGCTCGGTATGACTCAGGTTTTTGATGAGAAAGGGGTGGTAACCCCTGTAACGGTTGTCGAGGCAGGACCCTGCAGGGTCCTGCAGGTAAAGACTCAAAAGAGCGATGGTTACGATGCCGTACAACTTGGATTCGATGAAATCAAAAAGAAGAAGAAGGTGAATAAGCCCATGACGGGTCACTTCAAAAAGCCTGACCTGCCGCCTTACAGGCTTTTAAGGGAATTCAGGTCGGCTGAACTGAGCGTCGGCGACGAGGTGACTGTTGAGCGGTTTCAGAAGGGCGATCGCATAGCTGTAAGTGGAGTATCCAAGGGAAAGGGTTTTCAGGGTGTCATGAAGAGGCATAACTATGGGGGTGGCCCCGGTTCTCACGGTTCGATGTTCAATAGGGCGCCCGGTTCCATAGGCGCAAGTGCATTTCCTTCGAAGGTGTGGAAGAATAAAGGCATGCCGGGCAGGACCGGAGGCGAGCGTGTAACGGTAAAGAACCTGACCGTTTTGGATGTAAGACCCGAACAAAACCTGCTCCTTATAAAGGGTGCAATACCCGGACATAATGGAAGCTATATAGAACTAAGGAAGGAAGATTGA